A stretch of the Medicago truncatula cultivar Jemalong A17 chromosome 5, MtrunA17r5.0-ANR, whole genome shotgun sequence genome encodes the following:
- the LOC11432478 gene encoding protein SMG9, whose protein sequence is MAGPDPSPSPKILLSKSGLVTSKLSYGGSGEEDSTPHRPHLPSVASLNLLSDSWNFHFDRFLPFLTENTDFTVIGVIGRPGVGKSTIMNELYGFDSTSHGMLPPFAIQSEENRAMAKDCSIGIEPRISSERIILLDTQPVFSASVLAETIKPDGSSTIPVMRGESLSAELAHELMDIQVDLLKHDISDPSLLASSLSQSSNSGIEKDNKVPEREYLATPVFIHTKLQGRELSPRIVWLLSKALMHDFKSSSFVRENTGNNPDEHSSSKFHNTDMDSNPLKLFAIPFKKKEDNPRVQHESYISALWKLRDQILSMKPPSFKRPVSEREWLKSSAKIWEQVRNSSTISEYGRALQHSGIYRT, encoded by the exons ATGGCGGGACCAGACCCCTCTCCTTCTCCAAAGATCCTTCTATCAAAGTCCGGACTCGTCACCTCAAAACTCAGCTATGGCGGTTCCGGCGAAGAAGATTCCACTCCCCACCGTCCACATCTTCCTTCCGTCGCATCCCTCAACCTTCTCTCCGATTCTTGGAATTTCCATTTCGATCGCTTTCTCCCC TTTTTGACTGAGAATACGGATTTCACGGTGATTGGAGTGATTGGGAGACCTGGTGTTGGCAAGTCTACGATTATGAATGAACTTTATGGTTTTGATTCAACTTCTCATG GGATGCTACCACCTTTTGCCATACAATCTGAAGAGAATAGAGCTATGGCAAAGGATTGTTCTATTGGCATTGAACCAAGGATATCTTCTGAACGTATTATTCTTCTTGATACACAG cCTGTATTCAGTGCTTCGGTTTTAGCTGAGACGATAAAACCTGATGGCTCTTCAACAATTCCAGTGATGAGGGGAGAATCCTTGTCAGCTGAACTGGCTCATGAGCTTATGGATATTCAG GTTGACTTGCTGAAGCATGACATTTCAGACCCATCCTTGCTGGCTTCATCCCTTTCACAGAGCTCTAACTCCGGGATTGAGAAAGATAACAAAGTTCCTGAACGTGAATACTTGGCTACTCCTGTTTTTATACACACCAA GCTACAAGGTCGAGAGTTGAGTCCTAGAATTGTTTGGCTGTTGAGCAAGGCACTCATGCACGATTTCAAATCATCATCTTTTGTTAGAGAAAACACTGGAAACAATCCTGATGAGCATTCATCTTCTAAGTTTCACAATACTGACATGGATTCTAACCCGCTAAAATTGTTTGCTATcccatttaagaaaaaagagGACAATCCAAGAGTTCAACATGAGAGTTACATTTCTGCTCTATGGAAATTACGGGATCAG ATTTTAAGCATGAAGCCACCATCTTTCAAGAGACCTGTGTCTGAGCGTGAATGGCTAAAAAGTTCAGCCAAGATATGGGAACAGGTTAGAAACTCCTCAACGATATCAGAATACGGCAGAGCACTTCAACATTCTGGTATTTATAGGACATAG
- the LOC112422124 gene encoding uncharacterized mitochondrial protein AtMg00810-like — MKYAYDILKRFNMLSCNPASSLAEVNLKLVINEDEELVDPTLFKKMVGSLRYLCNIRRDIAYAHGIISRFMSEPRTSHLLAAKRVTRYIKGILEYDILFPKCLIEDFMDLIAYFDADWCGISKIERTPYATCSNF, encoded by the coding sequence ATGAAGTATGCATATGATATACTTAAGAGGTTCAATATGTTAAGCTGCAATCCTGCATCATCGCTAGCTGAGGTGAATTTGAAATTGGTGAttaatgaagatgaagaactaGTTGATCCTACATTGTTCAAGAAGATGGTGGGATCACTGAGGTATTTGTGCAATATTAGGCGTGATATTGCTTATGCACATGGTATAATTAGTAGGTTCATGAGTGAACCAAGAACTTCTCACTTGCTAGCAGCTAAAAGGGTCACGAGATACATTAAGGGAATACTAGAGTATGACATATTGTTTCCTAAATGTCTGATTGAAGATTTCATGGATTTGATAGCTTATTTCGATGCAGATTGGTGTGGAATAAGCAAGATAGAAAGAACACCTTATGCTACCTGTTCAAATTTCTAA